One window of Oncorhynchus kisutch isolate 150728-3 linkage group LG25, Okis_V2, whole genome shotgun sequence genomic DNA carries:
- the LOC116357491 gene encoding protocadherin-15-like, which yields MPKSESNITLFSDENPLTTKNPLFDEGTGTLSSPETLGKHQRRMDLLGAYSPPQAPRGLRHSFLRFNSGGSGHSWTLPSRLHRKEMYDALRRQVVMDPVQWELEILKTELKDSKDMLDGLDWGNLGRGTYMEPKPLSVKEQARQFEQQAMREMKQRQSRDSRGSLSPDFLMGLGFDSPQHRAREDRQSLGSILGSDSPQRHRHSVSSILGREERHLGQDREGPPCIIITQSDGTPPPTHKPTPPVRRRFSSSFSSYNSASAEPYEVNLEVIPDPPDVPPPPPPNSPLPPSTPPPPTSHPSPPLNYGKNPAPPPPPPLPPPLSPSLNRPSTFVLPPLPAVTTLRPVSLRPPPPPLPTDPQPPRKELKGILKNIQNIADIEKSVANMYSQIDKKQMLPRSALRPRGSVDSMDSLNGILDTAEIVAPTIPEVQAEALVAEQPHQVQVQPNVNMNSIVEELEKRFPSQSTAM from the coding sequence ATGCCCAAGTCCGAGAGCAACATCACATTATTCTCGGACGAGAACCCCCTAACCACCAAGAACCCCCTGTTTGACGAAGGCACGGGCACGCTCAGCAGCCCAGAGACCCTGGGGAAGCACCAGAGGAGGATGGACCTCCTGGGGGCCTACTCCCCTCCTCAGGCCCCTCGAGGCCTGAGACACTCCTTCCTGAGATTCAACTCTGGTGGCTCGGGCCACTCCTGGACCCTACCTTCCAGACTCCACAGGAAGGAGATGTATGATGCTCTGAGGAGACAGGTGGTGATGGACCCAGTGCAATGGGAGCTGGAGATTCTGAAGACTGAGCTGAAGGACAGTAAGGACATGCTGGACGGCCTGGACTGGGGAAACCTGGGGCGCGGCACCTACATGGAGCCCAAGCCCCTGTCGGTGAAGGAGCAGGCCAGGCAGTTTGAGCAGCAGGCCATGAGGGAGATGAAGCAGAGGCAGAGTCGGGACTCCCgggggtctctctctccagacttcCTGATGGGGTTGGGGTTCGACAGCCCCCAGCACCGGGCCAGAGAGGACCGACAGTCTCTGGGCTCCATCCTGGGTAGCGACAGCCCCCAGCGCCACCGCCACTCTGTGAGCTCCATCCTGGGTAGAGAGGAACGCCACCTGGGCCAAGACAGAGAGGGCCCACCCTGCATCATTATCACCCAGAGCGATGGAACTCCACCCCCCACCCACAAGCCCACTCCACCTGTCCGGCGCAGGTTCAGCTCCAGCTTCTCCAGCTACAACTCAGCCTCCGCCGAACCCTACGAGGTCAACCTGGAGGTCATCCCTGACCCCCCTGACgtgccccctccacccccacccaactcccctcttcccccctccacgcctcctcctcccacctcccatCCGTCCCCCCCACTTAACTACGGCAAAAACCCTGCCCCGCCCCCTCctccgcctctccctcctcctctgtccccttccctcAATCGTCCATCTACGTTTGTGCTCCCCCCACTGCCCGCTGTGACCACCCTGAGACCCGTGTCCCTGCGCCCTCCCCCGCCGCCCCTCCCCACCGATCCCCAGCCCCCCAGGAAGGAGTTGAAGGGGATCCTGAAGAACATACAGAACATCGCCGACATCGAGAAATCTGTCGCTAATATGTACAGTCAAATAGACAAAAAACAGATGCTTCCACGGAGCGCCCTGAGGCCACGAGGGTCTGTGGATTCCATGGACTCTTTAAATGGCATACTAGACACTGCAGAGATTGTAGCCCCCACCATACCAGAGGTACAGGCAGAGGCTCTGGTTGCAGAACAGCCACATCAGGTGCAGGTCCAACCAAACGTTAACATGAACTCTATAGTGGAAGAGCTGGAGAAACGCTTCCCTTCTCAGTCCACTGCAATgtga